In Granulicella mallensis MP5ACTX8, the sequence CTTATTTTCGCACGCCGCCGGGGTGCTGCGTTTCCTGCATGATCGCTCACCAGTGAGAAATGAAGGTAAGAGAGGTCAGGAGTCTTCACCTCAAGAGACAACCCACCAGAGCGTGCCTGGCCTCTTAAAGTCCTTTGAAACTTATAAAAGCCCTCTTCCGTTCTCCCTGACAGAATAGGGACGAAGGCAAGCTGTCGCGGAGGATCGAGTGGAGAGTCTGATGAGTTTTTTGTTTCCGGTGCTGATGATCGGCATCTTCGTCGCCGTCTTTGGAGGGATCTATCTTCGTCGCCGTCGCAACCAAAGAATCCTGACGGAGGGCGACCTGACGGTGGCCCTGGTGCTCGACATTCATCAGACAGGCACCGTGATCAATCAATCTCCGGTGATGGCCTTGCAGCTGCGGCTGGAGCAGACCGGACAGGCCACGCGAGAGCTCAATCTGCGCCAGGTGATCGACCTCGGCAACATCCCTCGGGTCGGGGAGCAGGTTTATATCTCGGTCGACAAGAAGAATCCCAATGCGGCGGTCTATATGGGATTGGTGACCGCACTCAATAGCCAGGCGGGAATAGCTGCAAGCCAGACGCAGATGGTCGCCGACGCCGCTTCCATCTCCCCCAGATTGCGCGAGAGCAAAACCTTTGGCGTGGCGACCATTCAGGGAATGGCCGCCGGAACAGCGCCAGGAGCGACAGTCTTCACCCTGGAGATCGACTCCTGCGTAGAGCCGAAGCGCGTGGTGACGATCGAGCAGGTAATGCAGAACAATCCCTTCCGTGTGGGAGACCGCGCGTACCTCTTCGTCAGCAAAGAAGATAAAAACGCTGTGGCCGTAGTCCCGCTCTCCCTGGTCGGCGGCCAGAAGATCGATCCGAATAATAACCGCCTGGACGCTCTCGTGCTGGGCCCGCAGATCCTGCACGAAGGCAAGAAGGCGATGGCGACCGTCACCGAAGCGGACGAGGTCAAGGTGAACAACGGCTTCCTGGAGAAGCGCGGCGTACAGCGCTGGCATATGCAGTTTCTCGTGAAGCCGGAAGACGGCAGCATGGCCTATGCGGCGGAACAGACCCTCTCATTCACCAAGCCGGAGAGGGTACAGCGCGTCTGCAGAATCGGCGCGGAGGTTCCGATACGCATCGACTGGAACGATCCCCACACCATCGTCACAGACCCGCTGGCCATGGGATATCCAGACCCCTATGTAACTGTCATGGATATGTACAAAGATGCTTTGGCGGCAGGTGAGATTGAACAGCCGAAGTAACTAAGTGCAATTCAAATTGTTAGTGGTTAGGTGCCTTGAAGCCAAGAACTACGAGGAGCCTTTTGGGGTGCATTCTGCATTTTTCTGGGGGAAGATGGATTCGAGCCTCAGTTCGTGCGAATATCGATCACAGCTTCGTAAGGAACTGAAATGCATTGGCACTTCTCTAGTTACGTGAGGCGAGAGAAACTAGGTAGCTATTTGGGCAGATGGAAGTGAAGGCCGCTTGCAACGATATCGTCCGGCCATAACTGTTTGCCTTCGCGGTTCGCTGTCTATAGGCAAAGATGTGATCGCATCATGGGCCTTTGCCAAGATCGCCCGTTTGGGTTCGCTGATCAACAGATGCACATGCTCTGGCATCACAACATAGGCATTGATATAGAAGTCGTACTTTATACGCATCTTTTCTAAAGACTCTTCGAAGAGCTCGCGCATCGCAGGAGTACCGAGATACGGAAGCCCCGATAACAAGAGAAGGTCAAAAAATAGAGGTTTCCCGTCTATTGATAGCGAACTAGATCCTTCGCGTGTCACTCATCCTACAGCCCATATATCAAAAGTGAGATGTCGGGCACCCTCTTTGCTTTCGATTCAGACCTTGGCCATCCGCCCCTATACGTTGGCTCACCCGCCCCCTCACCACCCCACGCATCACGATGGCACTATCGTGAATAAGTCCCTCAATATTTTCAAGTACATGTGAGCGACCCGTTTTTGTAGCATGGCGGACTTTTACCTGATGCTGCTTGGAATGTTATGGCGATCGAGATTTTCAGGCGAAAACCGGTATGACATTCGCCCTGGGCTCAGCTCATCCTGGGGTTCTAAATCTTCAATAGGTTTAAGTTCAAGCCCGGTGAGTCCAGAGTCCTTCAGGATCTGGGCAGTGTCAAACTTAGTAAAGATGTAGCTGGGAAGAGGCCAGACCATGAAAATATCCGATCCATCCCACTGACTCCAATCAACTAATTTTGTCCAGTCCTTAACGCCGCTGTACTTTAACATGCCACAGGCCGAGCACTCGTAAGTTAAATGCACACCAGATTCCGGAGCTGCGATTCCACCCCAACCGGTCGCGAAAAACTCCACATATTCATCTGTATAAATCTGCTTTCCGCTTGTCACTACAGCAGGACGCGTGGAAAGTCCAGTTAGCCCCATCGAATTCAGCGCGGCAGCCACATCCTTGCGTACAAGGCATTCCGAGTACCAACTCCAAATAAAATCGTTCTTGAGTGCCGCCTTGGCGAAATTGACGTTCAGCTCAGTTAATCGAGCGCCCGCTCTTTGGTGGCCTGGATCAACTGGACAAATAACCGACGCAAGGTCTGTGGACTTGTTCCAAGTACCACGTAAGTCCCACGAGTCGGCTTGTAAACGAAAAACTTCTCTTTTCACTGTTTCCATCAGATCCCGAAAGCCTTTCGCATTCTTGCTAGCTGTGCAAGGATTTGTTGTTTCGACGCGTTACCATTGTTCTCGATCCATCTGGCCCATGTCTGGTTCCAACCATCAGACCCCTGTGCATGCACACCATTTGGCTTGAGCCTATGTTGAGTTCTGCCCAACGGAATTGTATGATCTTCCACGTCTAGGCCCGCCCGCTCAAAGAACGAAGCGAACTGTCGAGGAAGCAGATGGTGGATTTCGATTGCGTCGGTGGCTTCTCCAGCATCTGGAATGGCAAGCATTCCCGCAAAAATAATACCAGCACCAATCCGCTGTGAATCATTGTTTAGGGGGATCGGAGGCTGTCCCTGCCCTTGATGTCCTCGCAGCGAGCCATATGCATCTTGGCTCTCATTGCGTAGCTCGGTCACCATTCCTGAAGCAACCCCGCCTACGTTAACCGAGACAGGACCTACAGAAACAAAGCCGGTCTGAGAAGTCGTGACCGACGAATTATCGTTGCTCGCCGCAAAAAGGTTGTGAAAGAAACCGCCAATGCACGACCAAATGGAGCTTTGCGACTGCCCGTAACAGTGGCCGTCGTCATCCGTCTGTGAAAGAGGGTTATTGCCAACATATCCGTATAAATTCAGACTCTGGGGATCGCTCAGATCAGCATATGGAACAGGGTCAGGATCATGACTGTAATCGGGGGACATCCAGCGGCCCATGTTTGAACCGTAGTATCTGGCCCCGAAGTAGTCCAGCCCTGATTCTGTGTCGCGTTCTTTGCCGGTAAAGAACGTTGGAGACGGAAAGCAGGTCCCGCTGCTTTGTTGGTTATCCCCGAAAGGTTGACTGGTAGTAGTCTCGCAGAGCGTTCCAGCGCTATTGGCTCTGGCACGTTCCGTGCCAAGCCAATCCGACAACACGTAGGTCAGATTGCCATTCTGGTCATAGGTTCCCAGATGTCGCGATCCAGCATAGACCTCCCGGCGGATGACATTGAAGGAACCATCCAGTTCGGTGATCACGTGGCCCGCTTGGTCATACAGGTAAACGTTGGTGAGCGTGTTGCCACTGTACTTGGCCACACGCTGTCCCTCGGCATCGTAGACATAGCGGGTACCGTTGGCGTTGATCAGCCTACTCTCGGCGTCGTATTGCAGTGGAACTACACCAGTGCCCAGAGCATTCCCGGCCGCATCGAAGGCCACATCGTTCGGCTGGTTTTTCGCATTGAACGTTTCGTAACTGCTGGTTCCCGAACCAGCAGTTACCACCTGCGAGGTCCGGTTTCCGAACGAGTCATAGCTCCACTGCAACCCTGTGGTACTCGATCCCGCGGCTACAAGACGGTTGAGGTTGTCGTATAGATAGGCATAGTTGCCATTCACCGAGTCGAACGCGTATCCCACATTGCTGTTCGGCTCATACCCCAGCGACCAGGCGTATTGCGATGGCAGAGGATTCGTTACCGATGCGGGGGACAGTTGCGCATTGATCTGCATCGTCATCGGCCCGACGCTTGTGACTATCGTCGATCCACCGGTTTCATCGTATGCCCTTGCCGTAAAGGTATGGACTCCAGGGTCGATATTGCTCACCTGGCCAGTGAATTGCCAACCGCTGTTTAGACAACTCTGATTTTGCAAATTGGCCGCCACATCTGTCCGAGTGATGCCGGTCTGCGCCTGTCCCACGTAGTTGCCATCCACCAGGATATCGACCCGGCTAATATTCGCCGCACAGGAGGTCTCGTTCTGGAATTCACCAACCCACCCTTTAGCAACGATGGTCCCGTTGAGCGGCATCACGGAAGTCTGGTTCGACGCGTTCTGCAACACATCGAAATTACTGCGCACAGCTGCCGTGTCTGCAACTACGCTGATGGGAACTGCCGCCGGTGAAAAACTCTGTCCTCCACTGTCGTAGACGATAACCGAGGCAGTGTGTTGCCCCACAGAGAGGTTTCCAATACTTCCGGTAAAATTCCAACCGCTATTGGCATACCGCTGATCCCCGAAGAAAATCGCGACATCGGGACGAGCCCCGCCTAGTGTGGCATATCCGATGGGCACACCATCGATTAGAACTTTTACAGCCCCGACAGGGGCATGCATCTGACTGTCGATTGCCCATCCACCAAGGGTCATCAGTCCCCCCGAGGTGATTTGGCCTGGGAGCGTGCCGTCTATGGTCCCGTTAGGAGCGGCATCGGCGCTGACGGTGATCGTGTTGTTGCCAGGCCCATCCACCAGGATTTGGCGATTTCCAGAGGCATCCAGGGCATAGGCATTTACCGTATGCGGCCCTACGGAAACGCCCCCGATGCTTCCGGTGAAGTTGTACCCGCAGTTCGCATGCTGCCCGTCGTTGCCATATATGATCTGTTGCACGTCGGGCCGGGATACTCCCAGAGAAGCATAACCAATGGGCGTCTGGTCGATGTCGATCTCAACGGCAGCCACTGGGCAGCTTTGCGCGTCACCTGCCCATCCACCAACCGTGAGCAAGCCGTTCTGGGGCAGTGCACTTCCGTTGATAGACAAATTGGGGAAGCGGACAACATCGTTATTGTAAAAAGTGTCCATGTTCCCAATCAAAGACGATGGGGAAGATGTCGGGGCCGCATTGAGGGCGTTATAGCTCGTCTGCCGCATTCGATTGTCGTACGAGCGGGTCTCATTCAGACCATTCCCCAGGCTCGACTCCAATAGACCCACCGGTCCATAAGAGGTAGCCTTGAAGAGATTAGACGGGCTCGCTGGCTGCTGGTATCCAGTGACAAGACTCAACCGGCCAGCGCTGTCATAACTCAATCCATGACCGCCATAATAGGCATTTCGTCCCACATCAGTGCCATGATCGTAACTGGTAGGGTTTCCTGCCAGGTCGTAAGTAAAGAATTGATCGATCCCGTCAGAGCCACACAGGCTGGCCACACAGGTAGACTTCATCGTCATCCGGCCCATCGCATCATAACTGTATATAGATTGGGTCACGTTAGGCACGGTAGCCGACGATAGCCGGCCAATCGTGTTGCACTGCACAAAACCAGTTCCCCCACAGCCGGCGGCTCCCCAATCGCCGGTTTCGTCGTAGCCAAAGGAAGCGCTAGCGGTCCCGTCCGAATACGTCTTCGATATCAACCGATTCAACGCATCGTAGTTGTAATTCGTCGTGATGCCGCGTGCATCCGTCTTGCTCTTTAGATTATTGTTGACGTCGTAAATGTAACTGATTGTTCCTGTTTCTGGATTTTGCGTTGCGAGCAGGCGGGAAAGTGAGTCGTAGGAGAAGGTGCGTGCGAGGTTAGGCCCAAAATGGACCGAGCATACCTTCGCGCCACCACCTTCGTTAATGCATTGCGTGGGCGCATATTGAGATATGCTTGCTAGATTATTAAGTGCATCGTAGGTGTACGCGGCGGAAGAACCTGCCGGCTCAACCACATTCGTCAGTCGACCAAATGCGTCTGATGTTCTCTGCCATGAATTACTTGCTTCATCAGTCTCTGTCACAGTGTTCTGAGAAAACTTCCACTGATGAGATGCGCCATCGGGCCACGTTGCTGAAACCTTTCTTTCGAGACCATCATAGGCAGATATTGCCAATCCATAGGTTGGGTCGGTGGCGCTTAGATATGGATTAGATTGCTTCCATATCTGCCCCATGCCATCGTATGTCGTATCTACAATGGCACCGCTGCTGACATTCTTTACTTCAACTGTTCGACCAAAACCATCCAGTTGGGTTGTTGTAACAACTCCGATCGGATTTGTGTCTTGCCAGGATGGATTTATGCCATCCGTATAAGCTCTTTGCGTATGTGCCCGCTGGCCATTGGTAGTTGGCCCATAGATATCCGTCAGGCGTCCCATTGTATCGTTGTAGTAAAAGTCGGTAGGCTGCAGATTTTCATCTACGCTCTCAGACATTTGGCCGTCTGAGAGACGATACGTATACGTCGTGACATGCGACACCCCATTCGTAGGGGGTGAAGTGACTGATGCTACGTAAGCATTCGTGTTTCCACTCGCGCTTGTATCGAAGAATTTTGATCCGGTATATGTATACTTTGTTGTTTCCGAAGCTGCATTTACATCGGAACAAGTCACGTTTCCACAAGGCGCTGTATGCGAAAGGATCTGACCAGTCTCGTCGTATGAATATGTATCTTCAGGCGATTGGCCTCCGGCAAGAACCTGAACTTGTTCCGTTAAATTGCCCCGAGCAACACTTACCCCTGTTCCATAGAGAGTTTCATCATGAGTGCCGGAGACTAATGATGAAACTGAGGCAAGTGATTGCCCCGTTCCCTGAGTGCATAACGAACTCCCGCCATCGTAGTAGAAGTCGGTCTCCGATACTGGAGTGGTGGAGCCGGAGCCATCGAATACTTGTTTCTTACAAGGACTATAAAACGTCCCGCCGAGCCCGCCTGTGAACGCTTGATATGTTGTTTGCGTCGAGCGATATTTAGCTGATTGACCGAAGTCGTACTCGTCTACTTCAGTGGGATAATTGAGAAAAGACGCACCTGGACCTGTCCATGTTGTAACGACGCTGGAAGAGGGTCCGCTGTTGAAACTTGTTGTTTTATTTAGAAGATGAAAGAGTTCGTCCCAGGTCTCGGTAACGGATTCCAGTGGAGTGGTGGGGCTCGCCCAATCAAAATATTGGATGGAACTTTCTACCGGCACTTGGCTAGGCCTGACACCCGCGACCTGGAAAGAAGGGTTTCCTCCAAACTGCGCAGGGACTTCAACACCTGTCATTGTGAATGCATTTTGTGGAGTATAGGTATATTGGGCCGTTTTTGTCGTCTGCCGCAGAACGTCCTGGGTAGTTACGGCTGTCGATTTGGTCTTCCACAAAATAGAATTAGCAGGATCCCATTGCGTGGAATACGTAAAAGTCTGTACCTGTGTCGTCGTCGTTCCTGACCCTACAGTTCGAGTACCAATGACGGCATTTTGATACTTGAAAACGCATGCATTTTCAAAGTAATGCCATCCCTCATTGGTTGGCCCGGCAGACTCATACCCATTGTCAAGAATGCTCGTGACCGACTGAATCCCAGTACCTCCCCCGCCGGGTGGAATCTGTTCGATTCCATCGAAGGTAACCACATCTGAAGGCTGATCGCTTTGCTTCCACTCATATTTGACCCACTCTCCTGATGGATAATCTATTTCAGATAAGAGGCCCCAATTGTTGTAATGAAACTGAAACGTATCCCCGTTTGGTAGAGCAATAGAGGAAATAGCTATATTTCCGCTGCCAAGTGTGGGCACTGTCGAGCAGTGAATAATGTCTACAAATGCACTCGACGAATACGAGGATGCTCCCAGTTGGCCGAAATCCTGCACGGGATTTGTGTTGAAGCCTGCAGTGCTACTCAAGAGGGATGCCCAGGTCAGCTTATAGTTATAATTTCCCACCTGAAGATTGGAGATCAGGGACGTTGGTACCTGCTTGGGAAATGATAATGCCGTCCGGCCAAGCGTGTCTGTAAAGCTATATGAGCCACTGGTACTACTCGATTTAATAATGTTGCCGTTACGATCCTCGATGCTATCCGGGAAGGATAACCACGATGATTGGGAGGCCGTGCTTTGATCCCCCAACAAAATGCCAGCAGGAGTACCGCCAGGCTGGGTAAATGAATAGGTCGTGCCATTAGAGTCATAGACCTTCAACGGAGGGACAACATTCTCTTGAGCTGGCACCCCTAAGGTTGCATAGACATAGGTATCCCCATTTGTGGAGTAATCTGTTGGGGGAGGGCAACCTCTCGTCGGTATCACCGAGGCAACTCGCAGGGGGTGCTGCTCACCACTTCCATCCTCGAAGATATAGTCGTCTGTACCTTGGTACGAATAGCCATTGTTATACGGACACCATGTCTGATACTCCTCCAGACTCACAGAAGGATAGCCGTATGACCAACCAGCCGTGTCATTAATGCCAAGGACGTCTTTCTGGAACCACTGAACAGCAGGTACATTTCCTTGGTCCGGGTCCGGCACGTAAGGGTCTGCACGCAATTCCCCTCTGGCATTCGAGTCATAGCGCATCATGAAGGGCTCCGTTAAACCCCTCCCAGCCGGTACAGGAAGCTGAATGCGTACGCTAACCGAGCCGTTAGCGGGATTCACAGTTTCAGCAAGATCCTGGATATAAGAGTGCCCGGCACCGAAAGTCGGCGTCATCGTTTCATTGCTGATGTTGATTGTCTGCGCTTGTATTTTGAATGAAGCACCGAAAATAACTACGACGAGCGCGAGTAACTTAAAATTCACAACATTGGAAGCCAAAAAACACCTCACCTGCATATTTGTGGGCATAAGGGCAAACGCCACCGTTAGCGCTCAGAACGCACAGTAGCAAAAATATAGATACGAATTCAATGGAGCTATCGTATTTGTCTGTCAAGATGACTTTGGTAGTCTACGACAGATATACGAATACTATGTTGCAACATCGGCGATTTGAGCTCGTACGTCTGTCATATCTGACCCTCTGAGGTTGGTGCAGGATACAGATTGCAAGATCAAAGCTGGCCACAATATTCCACGACGGGCCGTCGAGTGGAATTCAATTCCGACTGCGCCCACGGAGACTTTTTCTTATCTAGAGCAGGGTACCTATACGTTGGCTAACTCACTCCCTCACCACCCCACTCAGATGGTTCCCGATACGCATGGTCAACCGCCGATAGATCGCCCTTTCAGGGCTCGCCTTCTCGCTGGGTATTGTTACCCAGGGTTTCACCCTGGGCTATGATGGCGTCGCCCCTGCGGGGCTTAGTTTTGAGGCAGGTCTACAGGTCTGCAGGTCTGCAGGTCTACAGAAGGTCTGCAGGTCTGCAGAGCACCAGAGCACCGGAACATCGAAACCAGAACACCGAAACCCCAAAGCGACAGAGCACTAGAGCATCGGAGCGCTGGGGCACATGTGATTCACATGCAGGCTTCGCGTGACTCGATGACACGCCTACAGAAACAGGCTCGGATTAAGGTGCACCGGGCTTCGACAGGCTCTGCGGTTTTACCGGGCTTCGACGTGCTCTGCGTTTTCGACGCGTCCTACCTGCGGGGTCACCATGTTGCTGGTGTCCTTCATCGCGGCGATCGCCTCGTCGTAGCGTCCGCGCAGGGAGTTGGCGCGGATCTCTGCCATCTCTTCCAGCATCTTCATGCCGTCCTTGAGATAGCTGATGCGGCTGCGCTCGTCGTGGCCCCAGGTTACAGGGACCTCCGAGATTCTGTACTTCAGCCTTTGGGCAATAAATAAGATCTCTGGGTCGAAGCCCCAGCGCTCGATCGTCTGCAGACGGAAGATCGTCTGCGCGGCCTCGCGCTTGAAGGCTTTGAAGCCGCACTGCGTGTCCTTGAATGGCAGCCCGATCGCCAGCCGCGTCACCCTGTTGAAGCAGCGCCCAAAGAACCGGCGATACAGCGGTTGATGCACTGTTTGTTTTTGCTTGTCGAGCCAGCGCGAGCCGATCGCAACATCCGCACCGGCTTCGAGAGCCGCAAATAGCCGCTCCGCCTCTTCTATAGGTGAAGAGAGATCGGCATCGGTAAACATCACGATGTCGCCCGCGGCCTGGAGCAATCCATTGCGCACCGAATAGCCCTTGCCGCGATTGCCCGGATTCTTTACCAGGTGCAACCGCGAGTGCGTCTCCATCCAGTGCTGAACGATCGCGACCGTCTCGTCAGTCGAGCCATCGTCGACGACCAATACTTCGGCATCCCATCCACGCTGCTGCACGCAACTCATCACGCGCTCGAGTGTGCCCTCGATGCGCGCGTGCTCGTTAAAAGCCGGGATGATGATGCTCAAAGCTGGATGCGCCACGTTGTCTCTCTGTCCTTCTTCGCCTGTCGGCTCCATTCGTGCTCTTTCCCAAGCCAGCAGCGGCGGAGACGCCGGAAATACGCGCCCAATCATACGCTATCCATTTGACGCTTTGATATCTCTATCGCTCCAAAATTATCGCAGCCATCAGGCCTTTTGTGCACTTCGGCCCGGTTATTCCCTATCTCCCTACTTTCGCGCCCTGCTACACTCCACCTCATGCCGGAAGATTTTCCTCAACAGCCGCCGCCCTCCGCTCCCTACACCCCTGGAAGCTATGCCGCGCCAGCAGGCCAGCCGGGCGATCCCAATTTATATGGGCGCGCGGCCTATGGAGCTCCTCCACCGTATGGACGTCCTCCGGCTCCGCGCCGGTCCGGCTGGTTCTGGGTGGCCCTGATCGGGGGCATCGCCGCAGTCGTCATCATCGCGATCTGCATTACTGTCGCGTCCCTGGCGAAATCTCTCGGCAGCGATGCCGACGGCACTTCGAGCCTCGATTCCGACTCGATTGCGGTCATTGATGTCTCCGGCGTGATCCTCGACGCCGATAAGGTCGACAAGCAGCTCCAGAAGTTTGGAGATGACGATAACGTAAAGGCCATCATCCTGCACATCGACTCTCCCGGCGGCGGAGCGGCCGCCTCGCAGGAGATCTACCATGAGGTCTTGCGCATCCGGCAGGAGAAGCACAAGAAGATCGTCGCCTCCATTGAGAGCGTCGGAGCCTCCGGCGCGTACTATATTGCTTCGGCCTGCGACAAGATTTATGCCAACCCGGCTTCGGTCGTGGGCTCGGTCGGCGTCATTATGGAGTGGACCAACTACGGCGATCTGCTGCGCTGGGCCAAGATGAAGAATGTCGTCATCCATGCCGGAGAGCTCAAGGATGCAGGCGACCCCACCCGCGACCTTACCCCCAAGGAAGAGGCCTACTTCCAATCGCTGGTCGACAATATGTATGTCCAGTTCATCCATGACGTCGCCACCGGTCGCCATGTAGGCGATGACAAGATCAAGCCGCTCGCCACCGGACAGGTCTGGACCGGCGAACAGGCGCTTCCGCTCGGACTTATCGACGCCCAGGGCGGATTCCGGATTGCCCTCATCGATACCGCGCGTTCGGTGGGTATTAAGGATGAACCGCATATCGTTCGCCCCGCGAAAGAGAAGCACGGGCTGGCAGCTCTACTGAGCGACGGCACGGACGAGATCTTCCCAAATCCGTCGAAACTGCTCGATCGCGCTCCCGGTTTTTACTTTCTTTGGAAGTGATGGCATAAACTGAAACCGTCGGCAGGTTCTACCCGCCGGCACTTTGCATTCCCGGAGTCCTTGCCATGACCAAAGCCGAACTCGTCGACCACGTCATAGCCCTCGGCGATCTGACCCGCCGCGATGGCGAGGTTATCGTCGATACACTCTTCGACTCGATTATTGGAGCCGTCAAATCGGGCGACAAGGTTGAAGTCCGCGGATTTGGAAGCTTCCGTACGCGCCAGCGCAAGCCGCGCACCGGACGCAATCCGAAGACCGGGGCCTCTGTCTCGGTCCCGGCCAAGCGCGTCCCTTACTTCAAGCCAAGCAAGGACCTGCGCGACCTGATCAATCCAGGAGAGTCGAAGCCTGTCAGGGCTGCAAAGACTCAGGAACCTCATCAGCCCATCGATCCCCACCATCCGCCCGCAATGTAGTTGCGTTGCGCGGCCAGGATCATGAGCGTGCGGCGGAAGTACGCGGAGCCGCGCGCTGAAAGTAAGCGGTAACGTTTAAATTTCCCGGTAGCCCCATCACTCCTCATCACACCAAGGCAATCCCTTTGCTATTCTGACAGCCCCATGCAAATGAGACTGCTTGCTGCTATTCCACTCTTCGCGTTCCTCGCCCTGACCGGGTGCACCAGCAGCAGTATCAGCCCTCATGGAACATCCACGCCTCCACCGGTAGTAACTCAACCGCCGCCTCCCCCGCCTCCGCCACCTCCGCCACCTCCGCCACCTCCGCCTCCTCCGCCTCCACCGCCACCACCACCACCGCCGCCTCCGCCACCGCCACCGCCACCGCCACCACCACCACCTCCATCAGGATCCGGAGTCGGTTTTAGCGGCAAGGTACAAGGGCGTCAGCAGGCGATCGTCGGGGCTTCGGTGCAACTTTATGCAGCGGGCACTTCGGGAAATGGTTCTGCCCCACAGGCCTTGCTGTCCAGCGCGGTCACGACCGACGCAACCGGCAGCTTTACCGTGCCGTCCGGGTACACCTGCCCTTCCGCAACTGCTATCACTTATTTACTGGCAGAAGGCGGCCAGGCCGCAGGTGCGTCTTCGGCAAATGCCGATCTGTGGCTGATGGCTCCGATCGGCGCGTGTGGAGACATCACAGCATCGACCACAGCCGTTCTGAACGAGGTGACGACCGTGGCCTCGGCCTGGGCGCTGTCGCAATTTCTCGCGCCTGAAGGCAATCTGGGTGCGACCTCCACCAATGCCCTGGGCCTTGCCAATGCCGTTATCGTTGCGAATAACCTGGTCAATATCGCCACGGGAACCTCCCCGGGAGCGGCGGTGCCTGCCAACGTTACGGTTTCCACCGCGAAGCTGAATACGCTGGCTGATGCACTCTCATCGTGCATGGCTCCGGCGGGAGAGACAGCCTGCGCGGCGCTGCTCTCCGCTGCGACGACAAGCGGAACGACTCCCGGCAATACGCTGGATGCGGCGCTCAATATCGCACGTCATCCAGCCAACAACGTGAGCAGCATCTATACGCTGGCACAGGCGAATGCTATCTTTCCATCCTTGACCGCCGCTCCGCCGGACTGGCTGCTCTACAGGACGATTACGGGCGGCGGCCTGGAGCAGACGCCAAGGGCCATCGCCATCGATTCTGCCGGTAACGTCTGGGTAGCGACTGACTATGGTGCGGTCGCGAAGTTCTCTACGAACGGCACTCCTGTCGCCCCAGAAGGGTTCACAGGTACCGGTGTTAACGAATCTAGAAGCATGGCACTGGATGTCCATGACAACGTATGGATCGCAAACCGGGAGACCACGCAAAACAGCGGCCTTGGCGATGTTATAGAACTGTCCCCAACAGGTCAGTTACTCTCCGGCACAGGCGGCTTTACGGACGGAGGCATCAATTTCCCCCAGGGCATTGCTACCGATCCGAACGGAAATGTATGGGTAGCGAACGCCAATCTCTCTACGGTCACCCTGCTCAATGACAGCGGCACGGTGCTTGCTGCCTCAATTGGTGCAGGGGGAGGATTGATCGCGGTACCTGACGCTATCGCTGTGGATGCCAACGATAATGCATGGGTCGGCAACACTGGCGCTGGCTCGACGATCACTCGAATCTCTTCCGACGGCTCGCAGGTGACGAACCTCACGTGCTGC encodes:
- a CDS encoding dolichyl-phosphate beta-glucosyltransferase → MEPTGEEGQRDNVAHPALSIIIPAFNEHARIEGTLERVMSCVQQRGWDAEVLVVDDGSTDETVAIVQHWMETHSRLHLVKNPGNRGKGYSVRNGLLQAAGDIVMFTDADLSSPIEEAERLFAALEAGADVAIGSRWLDKQKQTVHQPLYRRFFGRCFNRVTRLAIGLPFKDTQCGFKAFKREAAQTIFRLQTIERWGFDPEILFIAQRLKYRISEVPVTWGHDERSRISYLKDGMKMLEEMAEIRANSLRGRYDEAIAAMKDTSNMVTPQVGRVENAEHVEAR
- the sppA gene encoding signal peptide peptidase SppA — its product is MPEDFPQQPPPSAPYTPGSYAAPAGQPGDPNLYGRAAYGAPPPYGRPPAPRRSGWFWVALIGGIAAVVIIAICITVASLAKSLGSDADGTSSLDSDSIAVIDVSGVILDADKVDKQLQKFGDDDNVKAIILHIDSPGGGAAASQEIYHEVLRIRQEKHKKIVASIESVGASGAYYIASACDKIYANPASVVGSVGVIMEWTNYGDLLRWAKMKNVVIHAGELKDAGDPTRDLTPKEEAYFQSLVDNMYVQFIHDVATGRHVGDDKIKPLATGQVWTGEQALPLGLIDAQGGFRIALIDTARSVGIKDEPHIVRPAKEKHGLAALLSDGTDEIFPNPSKLLDRAPGFYFLWK
- a CDS encoding HU family DNA-binding protein, translated to MTKAELVDHVIALGDLTRRDGEVIVDTLFDSIIGAVKSGDKVEVRGFGSFRTRQRKPRTGRNPKTGASVSVPAKRVPYFKPSKDLRDLINPGESKPVRAAKTQEPHQPIDPHHPPAM
- a CDS encoding NHL repeat-containing protein, whose product is MQLYAAGTSGNGSAPQALLSSAVTTDATGSFTVPSGYTCPSATAITYLLAEGGQAAGASSANADLWLMAPIGACGDITASTTAVLNEVTTVASAWALSQFLAPEGNLGATSTNALGLANAVIVANNLVNIATGTSPGAAVPANVTVSTAKLNTLADALSSCMAPAGETACAALLSAATTSGTTPGNTLDAALNIARHPANNVSSIYTLAQANAIFPSLTAAPPDWLLYRTITGGGLEQTPRAIAIDSAGNVWVATDYGAVAKFSTNGTPVAPEGFTGTGVNESRSMALDVHDNVWIANRETTQNSGLGDVIELSPTGQLLSGTGGFTDGGINFPQGIATDPNGNVWVANANLSTVTLLNDSGTVLAASIGAGGGLIAVPDAIAVDANDNAWVGNTGAGSTITRISSDGSQVTNLTCCDHPAGIAVDQEDNVWTANFLDDSITMITNTSAASPNIDNFSGAHSGLFSPNGIAVDGAGNVWVTNYYQNPAGSLTEVAGADASVPGAFLSPPDAGFGSDASMLDPYGIAIDASGNLWVSNTGNLSVTQFVGAAVPVKTPLVGPPQLP